From Brevundimonas vesicularis:
TCAAGGTGCAGGAGGATCGCACGCACGCCGGCGCCCTGATCGCGTCACTGTCGAACCCGTGGGGCGACACGGTGGACGCGTCGAAGTCCTCGACAGGCTACAAGGCCGTCTGGCCGCGTGACTTCTATCAGGTGGCGATGGCTCTGGCGGCGCTGGGCGACAAGGAGACGCCGCTGGCGGCCTTCAACTATCTGCCCCAGGTTCAGGTCGGCCCGAACACGCCCGGCAACACCGGCGTCGGCGGCTGGTTCCTGCAGAAGACGCACGTCGACGGCGAACTGGAATGGGTCGCGGTCCAACTGGACCAGACCGCCATGCCGATCATGCTGGGCTATCGTCTGTGGAAGATGGGCTGGCTGTCCGACGCCCAAATGACCGAACACTATCGGTCCATGCTGAAGCCAGCGGCCGACTTCCTGGTCGACGGCGGCAAGATCGGGCTGATGTGGAACGACGCGGAGATCAAGCCCCCCTTCACCCAGCAGGAACGCTGGGAGGAGCAGCAGGGCTATTCGCCGTCCTCGACCGCCGCCGTGGTCTCGGGCCTGACGGTCGCCGCCGAAATGGCGCGCGCCTCTGGCGACGCCGCCAGCGCGACGCGCTACCAAATCGCGGCCGACAGCTATGCGTCCAAGATCGAAGACCGGATGTTCACCACCAACGGCGACTTCGGCGACGGTCGCTACTTCGTCCGCATCACCCAGAACGAGAACCCGAACGACAAGGCCCCGATCGGCGCCGCCAACGGCCAGATCGCCCCGGCCGAAGACCGGGTCGTGGACGGCGGCTTCCTGGAGCTGGTGCGCTATGGGGTGCGCAAGGCCGACGATCCGCACATCCTGGCAACCCTGCCCGTCTATGACGATCAGTCCTTGGAACCGTTGTATCGCGTTCGCTACGACTTCGGTCCCGAGGGCGACAAGACGCCGGGCTGGCGCCGTTATGGCGTCGACGGCTATGGCGAGGATCATCTGACGGGCGCCAACTACGGCGTCGGCGGGGAGATGAGCCCCGGTCAGCGCGGCCGGGTCTGGCCCTTCTTCACGGGCGAACGCGGTCACTATGAGCTGGCTCGCGTCAGCGTGAACGGCGCCCCTTCGACCGCCGACATCGCCGCCATCCGCCAGACCTATGTGCGCGGCATGGAGCGGTTCGCCAACGGCGGACTGATGCTGGCCGAACAGGTGTGGGACGGCGTCGGAAACCCGACGGTCAAGGATTACGCCGTGGGTCAGAATACGGACTCGGCGACGCCCCTGGCCTGGACCCACGCGGAATATCTGAAGCTGCTGCGGTCGCTGGCCGACGGCAAGGTCTGGGACAGCTACGACCCCGTCCGCGACCGCTACGCCCGCTGATACGAAAACGGCCCCGGAGATCGCTCTCCGGGGCCGAACTCATTTCGGGCTGATGCGGCTCAGAAGGTGAGCTTCACCGCCCCGACGATCCGATCTTCGGCGCCGGGCACGCCGTCCACATCGGTATCGTGATAGCGGACATCGACGCCCACCTTGTCGGTCAAGGCATAGCCGACGCCGACGTTCCACGTGGTGTAGTCGTCGCTGACGTCGAGCCATTGCTTGCCGAGCGCGCCGGACACTGTCCACTTGGGCGCCGGCGAGAAGGCGGCGTTGACCTCGGCATAGGTCGCTTCCTTGTCCGCGCCGAAGAAGTCGGGCGAGTAATAGACGGCCGCGCCAAACGTGGCGGGACCGACCGCGCGCGAGGCCGCAGCCTTGAACTCGGCGTAGTTATAGTCCGCGCCGTCCGGCT
This genomic window contains:
- a CDS encoding glucan 1,4-alpha-glucosidase, whose protein sequence is MRHFRTFCFAGAAGLALASAASAQSGVAPGAPGAPPVWSSAAKTGAGASYEAYVDGQYRDGGPTGAVSKVWFSIADGVLTETMYGLIHEAQIKALRFAGVTQDGLVVEGDDTTSRTEYLHVDAQGRPLSPAYRVTTQDKNGRFEIEKQIFSDPDRNALVLRVTITALKGDVTPYLMLEPHIANTGVDDRGAVTRDGFHAWEGDTHLFLKPSEAFEKASVGFVGASDGLTDLKDGKLEWIYASTGDQAGNTMMTGALPRLRQSRRITRDFVIGFGASEAEARAAADGSFATGLDEVLARFNGEGERVGWEDYVGSLTELPRIAEQATDGGKLAYASALMLKVQEDRTHAGALIASLSNPWGDTVDASKSSTGYKAVWPRDFYQVAMALAALGDKETPLAAFNYLPQVQVGPNTPGNTGVGGWFLQKTHVDGELEWVAVQLDQTAMPIMLGYRLWKMGWLSDAQMTEHYRSMLKPAADFLVDGGKIGLMWNDAEIKPPFTQQERWEEQQGYSPSSTAAVVSGLTVAAEMARASGDAASATRYQIAADSYASKIEDRMFTTNGDFGDGRYFVRITQNENPNDKAPIGAANGQIAPAEDRVVDGGFLELVRYGVRKADDPHILATLPVYDDQSLEPLYRVRYDFGPEGDKTPGWRRYGVDGYGEDHLTGANYGVGGEMSPGQRGRVWPFFTGERGHYELARVSVNGAPSTADIAAIRQTYVRGMERFANGGLMLAEQVWDGVGNPTVKDYAVGQNTDSATPLAWTHAEYLKLLRSLADGKVWDSYDPVRDRYAR
- a CDS encoding TorF family putative porin, which codes for MKKTTIRAAAAATLAAGLIGLAAPASAQSDVDVDVAWNVGVVSDYVFRGFTQTSEDPAIQGGVDLTSGSFYAGAWASNVDFGDDTDAEVDLYGGYRTEAGGFALDFGAIGYLYVGEPDGADYNYAEFKAAASRAVGPATFGAAVYYSPDFFGADKEATYAEVNAAFSPAPKWTVSGALGKQWLDVSDDYTTWNVGVGYALTDKVGVDVRYHDTDVDGVPGAEDRIVGAVKLTF